A genomic segment from Salvelinus alpinus chromosome 8, SLU_Salpinus.1, whole genome shotgun sequence encodes:
- the LOC139583545 gene encoding lipocalin-like, with protein MMLRMMGVLLCAALVACVNVVPQKDFNLEKMAGRWWIVGFATNAHWFVSHKADMKMGTSVMLPTAGGDLDLTYTNLNADGTCWRMTHLAKKTDIPGRFTFTSQRWNNENDMRVVAVQYDDFALIHTIKTKDGVPEVLNKLYSRTPEVSTALQQKFMQFSLDTGIISDNIAILPKNGECTEA; from the exons ATGATGCTGAGGATGATGGGAGTTCTGCTGTGTGCTGCGCTGGTCGCCTGCGTCAACGTCGTGCCCCAGAAAGACTTCAACCTGGAGaag ATGGCTGGTAGGTGGTGGATTGTGGGCTTTGCCACCAACGCCCATTGGTTTGTGAGCCATAAGGCTGACATGAAGATGGGCACTTCCGTGATGCTGCCCACCGCCGGAGGAGACCTTGACCTCACCTACACCAACCTGaa cgCTGATGGTACTTGCTGGAGGATGACACATCTAGCCAAGAAGACTGACATCCCAGGCCGCTTCACCTTCACCAGCCAGC gTTGGAACAATGAAAATGACATGCGTGTGGTGGCTGTCCAGTATGATGACTTTGCTCTGATCCACACCATCAAGACCAAAGACGGAGTACCTGAGGTGCTCAACAAGCTCTACA GTCGCACTCCAGAGGTGAGCACAGCACTGCAGCAGAAGTTCATGCAGTTCTCTCTGGATACAGGAATCATCTCCGACAACATCGCTATCCTGCCCAAGAATG GTGAATGTACCGAGGCATAA
- the c8g gene encoding complement component C8 gamma chain translates to MTGVWQCVTMLMVVCVCLWGSAEAIGGAKSRPRPQRRPIKKPKVNPIDDTPPAQNIDIQQMGGPWYLVNAASKCNFLMKNGLKVEATVMTLTPPSSPDTTLSVSTTTRLNHQCWEILQAYTITPTPGRLVLNGSRPLLNTDIVIGESDYSSYAVFYYQKQGQLTMKLYGRSKDTLSEAILDKFEDLAEKKGLGLAYVFAFPNYSHCESVDKDHVINCVPTC, encoded by the exons ATGACTGGGGTGTGGCAATGTGTTACCATGCtaatggtggtgtgtgtgtgtctatggggGTCGGCGGAGGCGATTGGGGGAGCAAAGAGCCGACCACGACCCCAGAGGAGACCCATCAAGAAGCCCAAGGTGAACCCCATTGACGACACCCCCCCAGCTCAGAACATTGACATACAACAG atgGGAGGGCCATGGTACCTGGTCAACGCAGCGTCTAAGTGTAACTTCCTGATGAAGAACGGTCTGAAGGTGGAGGCTACTGTGATGACCCTGACGCCCCCCTCCTCCCCAGACACCACTCTCTCTGTTAGCACTACCACACGCCT taaccACCAGTGTTGGGAGATCCTGCAGGCGTacaccatcacccccaccccAGGACGCCTTGTACTCAATG GTAGTAGACCGTTGCTGAACACTGATATAGTGATTGGAGAGTCAGACTATAGCTCCTACGCTGTGTTTTACTACCAGAAACAGGGACAGCTCACCATGAAGCTCTACG GCAGATCCAAGGATACCCTTTCAGAAGCCATCTTGGATAAGTTTGAGGACCTGGCTGAGAAAAAGGGGCTGGGATTGGCCTATGTGTTTGCCTTCCCCAACTACA GTCACTGCGAGTCTGTGGACAAGGACCATGTGATCA ACTGCGTGCCAACATGTTGA
- the msrb2 gene encoding methionine-R-sulfoxide reductase B2, mitochondrial, with protein sequence MSRSIVRLSLVISQKVAAKSVLLPKTRVPAFIRPVSTSSGSGSLTRYDETTDWQKKLTPEQYVVTREKGTEMPFSGLYLNHSEVGMYHCVCCDTPLFSSEAKYDSGTGWPAFKEAHGTWERNESHASIIRRPDNTMGSAETEVLCKHCDAHLGHVFEDGPDPTGQRFCINSQSLNFRPRDLTPED encoded by the exons ATGTCTCGTTCTATCGTCCGACTTTCGCTCGTCATCTCTCAGAAAGTGGCTGCCAAGTCCGTCTTATTGCCCAAGACCAGGGTTCCTGCTTTCATCCGTCCTGTCTCCACTAGTTCAG GCTCAGGATCTCTGACTCGTTATGATGAGACGACAGACTGGCAGAAAAAACTTACCCCTGAACAGTATGTGGTCACGAGGGAGAAGGGGACAGAGATG CCCTTCAGCGGTCTCTATCTGAACCATAGTGAGGTGGGGATGTACCACTGTGTGTGCTGCGATACTCCCCTCTTCAG ttCAGAGGCAAAATATGACTCTGGGACAGGCTGGCCAGCGTTCAAAGAGGCTCATGGGACGTGGGAGCGCAACGAGAGCCATGCATCCATCATCCGTCGCCCTGACAACACCATGGGTAGTGCCGAGACAGAGGTCCTCTGTAAACAT tGTGATGCCCATCTGGGTCATGTGTTTGAAGATGGACCAGACCCCACAGGACAGAGGTTCTGCATCAACAGCCAGTCTCTTAACTTCAGACCGAGAGATCTCACACCCGAAGACTAG